One stretch of Streptomyces sp. NBC_00443 DNA includes these proteins:
- a CDS encoding peptide deformylase: MALPNERAPLAEQVEQLLATEGPLPIVAAGDPVLRRPTERFDGQLDPALLSRFVEALRVTMRAAPGVGLAAPQVGVGLRIAVIEDPAPVPEAVRLVRGRVPQPFRVLVNPSYEPVGGDRAAFFEGCLSVPGYQAVVARPAEVRLTGEDEHGHAVDEVFTGWPARIVQHETDHLDGVLYLDRAELRSLSSNQAMAELWAQPSPGEAARALGFELPD; this comes from the coding sequence ATGGCACTTCCGAACGAGCGCGCCCCCTTGGCCGAGCAGGTCGAGCAACTCCTGGCCACCGAGGGACCGTTGCCCATCGTGGCGGCCGGCGACCCGGTGCTGCGGCGCCCCACCGAGCGCTTCGACGGCCAGCTGGACCCGGCGCTGCTGTCCCGCTTCGTCGAGGCGCTCCGGGTCACCATGCGCGCGGCACCGGGCGTCGGCCTCGCCGCGCCGCAGGTCGGCGTGGGGCTGCGGATCGCGGTGATCGAGGACCCGGCGCCGGTGCCGGAGGCTGTGCGGCTGGTGCGCGGGCGGGTGCCGCAGCCGTTCCGGGTGCTGGTGAACCCGTCGTACGAGCCCGTCGGTGGCGACCGTGCCGCGTTCTTCGAGGGCTGTCTGAGCGTGCCGGGCTATCAGGCGGTGGTGGCCCGGCCGGCCGAGGTGCGGCTGACCGGCGAGGACGAGCACGGGCACGCGGTCGACGAGGTCTTCACGGGGTGGCCCGCCCGTATCGTGCAGCACGAGACGGACCACCTCGACGGCGTGCTCTACCTGGACCGGGCCGAGTTGCGTTCACTCTCCTCGAACCAGGCGATGGCCGAGCTCTGGGCACAGCCCTCCCCGGGCGAGGCGGCGCGGGCCCTCGGCTTCGAACTGCCCGACTGA
- a CDS encoding dihydrolipoyl dehydrogenase family protein translates to MTETDSNVYDVVVVGAGPVGENVADRTRAAGLTTAVVESELVGGECSFWACMPSKTLLRPVIAQADARRLPGLSDSVQGPLDAAAVLARRNEFTSNWNDDGQVQWLAGIGADFHRGHGRLTGPRTVEVTGPDGARQLLTARHAVALATGTRAMLPDLPGLAEVRPWTSREATSAQSVPGRLVVVGGGVVATEMATAYQALGSGVTLLVRGKGLLNRMEPFAGEMVAEALTEAGVDVRTGTSVESVTRENGTVVVVTDNGGRIEADEILFATGRAPRTDDLGLDTVGLTPGSWLEVDDSLRVTGSEWLYAVGDINHRALLTHQGKYQARIAGAAIAARASGVPLLESDPWGAHSATADHAAVPQVVFTDPEAGSVGLSLAEAEQAGHRVRAVDYDLASVAGASVYAEGYKGRARMVVDLEREILLGVTFVGPGIGELIHSATIAVVGQVPISRLWHAVPSYPTISEVWLRLLESYRDN, encoded by the coding sequence ATGACGGAAACGGATTCCAACGTGTACGACGTCGTGGTGGTCGGAGCCGGACCGGTGGGGGAGAACGTGGCCGACCGCACCCGTGCGGCCGGTCTGACCACCGCGGTGGTGGAGAGCGAGCTGGTCGGCGGGGAGTGCTCGTTCTGGGCGTGCATGCCCAGCAAGACACTGCTGCGCCCGGTCATCGCCCAGGCTGACGCCCGCCGCCTGCCGGGCCTCAGCGACTCGGTACAGGGCCCCCTCGACGCGGCCGCTGTCCTCGCCCGGCGCAACGAATTCACCTCGAACTGGAACGACGACGGCCAGGTCCAATGGCTGGCCGGCATCGGCGCCGACTTCCACCGCGGCCACGGCCGCCTCACCGGACCCCGCACGGTGGAGGTGACCGGGCCCGACGGCGCACGCCAGTTGCTGACCGCCCGGCACGCCGTCGCCCTGGCCACCGGCACCCGCGCCATGCTCCCCGACCTGCCCGGACTCGCCGAGGTCAGGCCGTGGACCAGCCGCGAGGCCACCAGCGCCCAGTCCGTGCCCGGCCGGCTGGTCGTGGTCGGCGGGGGAGTGGTCGCCACCGAGATGGCCACGGCCTATCAGGCCCTCGGCTCCGGCGTCACGCTCCTCGTGCGCGGCAAGGGCCTGCTCAACCGCATGGAGCCCTTCGCCGGCGAGATGGTCGCCGAGGCGCTCACCGAGGCCGGCGTCGACGTCCGCACCGGCACCTCGGTCGAGTCGGTGACCCGTGAGAACGGCACGGTCGTGGTCGTCACCGACAACGGCGGCCGTATCGAGGCCGACGAGATCCTCTTCGCGACCGGGCGCGCCCCGCGCACCGACGACCTCGGCCTGGACACCGTCGGCCTCACGCCCGGTTCCTGGCTGGAGGTCGACGACAGTCTGCGCGTCACCGGCAGCGAGTGGCTGTACGCGGTGGGGGACATCAATCACCGTGCCCTTCTCACCCATCAGGGCAAGTACCAGGCCCGTATCGCGGGCGCGGCCATCGCCGCCCGCGCCTCCGGAGTCCCGCTCCTGGAATCCGACCCGTGGGGCGCCCATTCGGCCACCGCCGACCATGCCGCCGTCCCCCAGGTCGTCTTCACCGACCCCGAGGCCGGCTCCGTGGGCCTCTCCCTGGCCGAAGCGGAACAGGCCGGTCACCGCGTCCGCGCCGTCGACTACGACCTCGCCTCGGTCGCGGGGGCGTCCGTGTACGCCGAGGGCTACAAGGGCCGTGCCCGCATGGTCGTCGACCTGGAGCGCGAGATCCTGCTCGGCGTCACGTTCGTCGGCCCCGGCATCGGTGAGCTCATCCACTCGGCGACGATCGCGGTCGTCGGGCAGGTGCCGATCAGCAGGCTGTGGCACGCGGTTCCGTCATATCCGACGATCAGCGAGGTGTGGCTGCGGCTGCTGGAGTCGTACCGCGACAACTGA
- a CDS encoding benzaldehyde dehydrogenase produces the protein MPLLDPKAWQSHPLSGDEYTVTEPATGDPLGTVTLATAEDVAPAAEAARAAQTEWARVPHFVRAGVLRKAGDLFAAHADELREWLVRESGSIPGKADFELHVASQECYEAAALASRPAGQVLPSEAPRLSYTRRVPAGVVGVIAPFNAPLILSIRSVAPALALGNAVVLKPDPRTAVCGGLSLAAIFAEAGLPEGLLHILPGGAEAGQALVADPRVPVISFTGSTAAGRAVGEAAGRHLKRVHLELGGNSALIVLEDADLDAVISTAAWGSFFHQGQICMTTGRHLVHQSLYEEYVERLAAKADALAVGDPHRAEVHLGPLIDSGQLGKVHGLVEASTARGAKLAAGGSHEQLFYRPTVLAGVDDATPAYTEEVFGPVAPVRPFTTADEAAALAAAGSYGLSLGIVTRDAARGLDLAERIPTGIVHINDQTVNDEAVAPFGGIAASGTGARFGGEANLDAFTDVRWTTVRGDVAAYPF, from the coding sequence ATGCCGTTGCTCGACCCCAAGGCCTGGCAGTCCCACCCCCTGTCGGGAGACGAGTACACCGTCACCGAGCCCGCCACCGGCGACCCGCTCGGCACCGTCACCCTGGCCACCGCCGAGGACGTCGCCCCGGCCGCCGAAGCCGCCCGCGCCGCCCAGACCGAGTGGGCCCGCGTCCCGCACTTCGTGCGCGCCGGGGTGCTGCGCAAGGCCGGTGACCTGTTCGCCGCGCACGCCGACGAGCTGCGCGAATGGCTGGTCCGCGAGTCCGGGTCGATCCCCGGCAAGGCCGACTTCGAGCTGCACGTGGCCTCCCAGGAGTGCTACGAGGCCGCCGCACTCGCCTCCCGCCCGGCCGGGCAGGTCCTGCCCAGCGAGGCGCCCCGGCTGTCGTACACGCGCCGGGTTCCCGCGGGTGTCGTCGGCGTGATCGCGCCGTTCAACGCCCCGCTGATCCTGTCCATCCGCTCCGTCGCCCCGGCCCTCGCGCTCGGCAACGCGGTCGTGCTGAAGCCGGACCCGCGCACGGCGGTCTGCGGCGGGCTGTCGCTTGCCGCGATCTTCGCGGAGGCCGGTCTGCCCGAGGGGCTGCTGCACATCCTGCCGGGCGGCGCGGAGGCGGGCCAGGCGCTGGTCGCCGACCCCCGAGTGCCCGTCATCTCCTTCACCGGGTCCACGGCCGCGGGCCGGGCCGTCGGCGAGGCCGCCGGACGTCATCTCAAGCGGGTCCACCTGGAGCTGGGCGGCAACTCCGCCCTGATCGTGCTGGAGGACGCCGACCTCGACGCGGTGATCTCCACCGCCGCCTGGGGCTCCTTCTTCCACCAGGGCCAGATCTGCATGACGACCGGCCGTCACCTGGTCCACCAGTCGCTGTACGAGGAGTACGTCGAGCGCCTGGCGGCCAAGGCGGACGCCCTCGCCGTCGGCGACCCGCACCGCGCCGAGGTCCACCTCGGCCCGCTCATCGACTCCGGTCAGCTGGGGAAGGTGCACGGCCTCGTCGAGGCCAGTACGGCCCGGGGAGCCAAGCTCGCCGCGGGCGGCAGCCACGAGCAGCTGTTCTACCGGCCGACCGTGCTCGCCGGCGTCGACGACGCGACCCCCGCGTACACCGAGGAGGTCTTCGGGCCCGTCGCGCCGGTACGCCCCTTCACCACCGCCGACGAGGCCGCCGCCCTCGCCGCGGCGGGCTCCTACGGCCTCTCCCTGGGCATCGTCACCAGGGACGCCGCCCGGGGCCTCGACCTGGCCGAGCGCATCCCGACCGGCATCGTGCACATCAACGACCAGACCGTGAACGACGAGGCCGTCGCGCCCTTCGGCGGAATCGCCGCCTCCGGCACCGGCGCCCGGTTCGGCGGCGAGGCCAACCTGGACGCGTTCACCGACGTGCGCTGGACGACGGTGCGTGGTGACGTGGCGGCGTACCCCTTCTAG
- a CDS encoding 4-hydroxybenzoate 3-monooxygenase, whose product MRTTVGIIGGGPAGLLLARLLHRAGIDCVVLESRTRSYVEQRQRAGMLEQGTVDALHEAGAAQRLEAEGLVHQGIELRFDRERHHLDFPALTGGHTVTIYAQTEIVKDLVALQLADGPPLLFEAEALAVEKPESATPVIRFLREGREQTLTCDWVAGCDGFHGISRATLPAGIGSSYAHDYPYSWLGIMAEVPPSGDELIYARGERGFALHSMRSSSVSRLYLQVPVGTDPGDWPDDRVWDELAARFAIDADWTLNRGPITAKSVTSMRSYVHEPMRHGQLLLAGDAAHIVPPTGAKGLNLAVSDVRVLARALIERYRTGNTQLLDSYSELCLRRVWQATRFSDDMTRMLHAQPDGDAFDHRMQLARLRRITASRHAAAELAANYSGLPLPL is encoded by the coding sequence ATGCGCACGACGGTCGGCATCATCGGCGGCGGCCCCGCCGGGCTCCTCCTCGCCCGCCTGCTGCACCGCGCGGGCATCGACTGCGTGGTCCTGGAGAGCAGGACGCGCAGTTACGTCGAGCAGCGCCAGCGGGCCGGAATGCTGGAGCAGGGCACGGTGGACGCGCTGCACGAGGCCGGCGCCGCCCAGCGGCTGGAGGCGGAGGGCCTGGTGCACCAGGGCATCGAGCTGCGCTTCGACCGTGAACGCCACCACCTCGACTTCCCCGCCCTCACCGGCGGCCACACGGTCACCATCTACGCCCAGACCGAGATCGTGAAGGACCTCGTCGCGCTCCAACTCGCCGACGGACCACCGCTGTTGTTCGAGGCCGAGGCGCTCGCCGTCGAGAAGCCGGAGAGCGCCACGCCCGTCATACGGTTCCTGCGCGAGGGCCGCGAGCAGACGCTGACCTGCGACTGGGTCGCCGGCTGTGACGGTTTCCACGGCATCTCCCGCGCCACCCTCCCGGCCGGGATCGGAAGCTCGTACGCGCACGACTATCCGTACTCCTGGCTCGGCATCATGGCCGAAGTGCCGCCGTCCGGCGACGAGTTGATCTACGCGCGCGGTGAACGCGGCTTCGCGCTGCACAGCATGCGCTCCTCGTCCGTCTCCCGGCTCTACCTCCAGGTCCCGGTCGGCACCGATCCCGGCGACTGGCCCGACGACCGCGTCTGGGACGAACTCGCCGCCCGCTTCGCGATCGACGCCGACTGGACCCTGAACCGTGGGCCCATCACCGCCAAGTCCGTGACCTCGATGCGTAGTTACGTCCATGAACCGATGCGCCACGGGCAGCTCCTGCTCGCCGGCGACGCCGCCCACATCGTCCCGCCGACGGGTGCCAAGGGACTCAACCTCGCCGTGTCGGACGTCCGGGTCCTGGCCCGTGCCCTCATCGAGCGGTACCGCACAGGGAACACACAACTCCTCGACAGCTACTCCGAGTTGTGCCTCCGGCGGGTGTGGCAGGCGACCCGTTTCTCCGACGACATGACTAGGATGTTGCACGCTCAACCAGACGGGGATGCGTTCGACCACCGGATGCAGCTCGCACGTCTGCGCCGGATCACCGCATCCCGTCACGCCGCCGCCGAACTGGCGGCGAACTACTCGGGACTTCCGCTCCCCCTGTGA
- a CDS encoding LacI family DNA-binding transcriptional regulator produces the protein MVQIPKTPAPALPAQRSVPTSADVARLAGVSRATVSYVLNNTSAVRISEPTRRRVHEAAKELGYVPHAAARSLRAGHSRMVLMPAPSFPVGSLYGRFLSELQMALGRLDYTVVQHGSVGLHGDEAARAWAELRPVAVLFSGSGLGPKGVTVLKRSGARAVVSLGPESVDGAHALLMDYEAVGYRAGRHLYDRGRRRVGVVVPEEDGLESFSTPRLEGVRRALHGTDATVTELPLAHDEESAARLARSWRDRGLDAVFAYNDEYAMLLMRALQDEGVRIPADTAVIGADDLMLGRLLRPRLSTVHIELPSGRDLAELVDHAVRDPGAAPQTHKVLGATVVHRESS, from the coding sequence ATGGTGCAGATACCGAAAACGCCCGCGCCCGCTCTGCCCGCACAGCGCTCGGTACCCACGAGCGCCGATGTGGCCCGCCTGGCCGGCGTCTCGCGCGCGACCGTCTCCTACGTCCTCAACAACACCAGCGCCGTCCGGATCAGCGAACCCACCCGCCGCCGCGTCCACGAGGCCGCGAAGGAGCTCGGGTACGTCCCGCACGCGGCCGCCCGCAGCCTGCGCGCCGGGCACAGCCGGATGGTCCTGATGCCTGCCCCGAGCTTCCCCGTCGGCTCCCTGTACGGCCGATTCCTCAGCGAGCTCCAGATGGCGCTCGGCCGCCTCGACTACACCGTCGTGCAGCACGGCAGCGTCGGTCTGCACGGTGACGAGGCCGCCCGCGCCTGGGCCGAGCTGCGCCCCGTCGCGGTCCTGTTCTCGGGCTCCGGCCTCGGCCCGAAGGGCGTGACGGTCCTCAAGCGCTCCGGCGCCCGGGCCGTGGTCTCGCTCGGCCCCGAGTCCGTCGACGGCGCCCACGCCCTGCTCATGGACTACGAGGCCGTGGGGTACCGCGCGGGCCGTCACCTCTACGACCGCGGCAGGCGCCGAGTCGGCGTCGTCGTCCCCGAGGAGGACGGCCTGGAGTCCTTCTCCACGCCACGTCTGGAAGGGGTGCGCCGCGCCCTGCACGGCACGGACGCCACCGTGACCGAGCTGCCCCTCGCCCATGACGAGGAGTCCGCCGCGCGGCTCGCCCGCAGCTGGCGCGACCGCGGCCTCGACGCCGTGTTCGCCTACAACGACGAGTACGCGATGCTCCTGATGCGCGCCCTGCAGGACGAGGGCGTCCGCATCCCCGCCGACACGGCCGTCATCGGCGCCGACGACCTGATGCTCGGACGGCTGCTGCGGCCTAGGCTGAGCACGGTCCACATCGAACTGCCCTCCGGCCGCGACCTTGCGGAGCTGGTCGACCACGCGGTGCGCGACCCCGGCGCCGCACCCCAGACGCACAAGGTGCTGGGAGCGACGGTCGTGCACCGCGAGTCCAGCTGA
- a CDS encoding TetR/AcrR family transcriptional regulator, translated as MLYPGFMSAVLPPFPQSQEPEGKPQLLEVGSAPDEPCLRADAARNRARLLEAATKLIAEHGAAGVTMEAVAAAAGVGKGTVFRRFGDRTGLLTALLDHSARKLQADFIGGPPPLGPGAPPVERLRAFGVAVLYRAAEQLDLQLAAQPEPTRRFAHPSYRALHTHVAMLLRQITPDADCDLLAQTLMAYLDPGLVHHLTKQCGMPMERLEHGWSDLVTRVTRTEA; from the coding sequence ATGCTTTACCCTGGCTTCATGTCCGCCGTACTGCCGCCGTTCCCGCAGTCTCAGGAGCCCGAGGGCAAGCCCCAGCTGCTGGAGGTCGGCTCCGCCCCCGACGAGCCCTGCCTGCGCGCCGACGCGGCCCGCAACCGCGCCCGGCTGCTGGAGGCGGCGACGAAGCTGATCGCGGAGCACGGGGCGGCCGGGGTCACCATGGAGGCGGTGGCCGCGGCGGCCGGCGTGGGCAAGGGCACGGTCTTCCGCCGCTTCGGCGACCGCACCGGCCTGCTGACCGCGCTGCTGGACCACTCCGCGCGGAAGCTGCAGGCCGACTTCATCGGCGGGCCGCCGCCGCTGGGTCCGGGCGCGCCGCCGGTGGAGCGGCTGCGGGCCTTCGGTGTCGCGGTGCTGTACCGCGCGGCCGAGCAACTGGACCTGCAACTGGCCGCGCAGCCGGAGCCGACGCGCCGCTTCGCCCACCCCTCGTACCGGGCGCTGCACACCCACGTCGCGATGCTGCTGCGGCAGATCACGCCGGATGCCGACTGCGATCTCCTCGCCCAGACGCTCATGGCGTATCTCGACCCCGGCCTCGTCCACCACCTGACCAAGCAGTGCGGTATGCCCATGGAGCGGCTGGAGCACGGCTGGTCCGACCTGGTCACCCGCGTGACGCGCACCGAGGCGTGA
- a CDS encoding LLM class F420-dependent oxidoreductase, which translates to MRVGVHINRFDHPGGGPALGAELAAAGAAAEAAGLSWLSVMDHYFQMEINDRAEDPMLEAYTTLGYLAAHTSTVRLGALVTGVTYRHPGLLAKIATSLDVLSGGRATLGIGAAWYGREHEGLGVPFPSVAERFERLEETLRICLQMWDPQADGPFEGKHYRLTETLCVPAPISAPHPEIMIGGGGEKKTLRLVARYGDACNLFASSPEEVRHKLDVLRGHCDTEERDYDGIRKTVLHAGDAVVRGDLDAFTRGIAAYTGLGIDTVILGPRTGEPAAFIENFAAPAVQRLAGLD; encoded by the coding sequence ATGCGGGTCGGCGTGCACATCAACCGGTTCGACCATCCCGGCGGAGGCCCCGCGCTCGGCGCCGAGCTCGCCGCCGCGGGCGCCGCGGCCGAGGCGGCAGGCCTGAGCTGGCTGTCGGTGATGGACCACTACTTCCAGATGGAGATCAACGACCGCGCCGAGGACCCCATGCTGGAGGCCTACACGACCCTCGGCTACCTCGCCGCCCACACCTCCACCGTCCGCCTCGGCGCCCTGGTGACCGGCGTGACCTACCGTCACCCCGGCCTGCTCGCCAAGATCGCCACCTCGCTCGACGTGCTGTCCGGCGGCCGGGCCACCCTCGGGATCGGCGCCGCCTGGTACGGCCGCGAGCACGAGGGGCTCGGCGTGCCGTTCCCTTCGGTCGCCGAGCGCTTCGAGCGGCTGGAGGAGACCCTGCGGATCTGCCTCCAGATGTGGGACCCGCAGGCCGACGGCCCGTTCGAGGGCAAGCACTACCGGCTCACCGAGACCCTCTGCGTCCCGGCGCCCATCAGCGCCCCGCACCCCGAAATCATGATCGGTGGGGGCGGCGAGAAGAAGACGCTCCGGCTGGTCGCCCGGTACGGCGACGCGTGCAACCTGTTCGCCTCCTCGCCTGAGGAGGTCCGGCACAAGCTCGACGTGCTGCGCGGTCACTGCGACACCGAGGAGCGCGACTACGACGGGATCCGAAAGACCGTGCTCCACGCCGGAGACGCCGTCGTCCGGGGCGACCTGGACGCCTTCACCCGGGGCATCGCGGCCTACACCGGGCTCGGCATCGACACGGTGATCCTCGGCCCGCGCACCGGGGAACCGGCGGCCTTCATCGAGAACTTCGCGGCTCCTGCCGTACAGCGGCTGGCCGGGCTCGACTGA
- a CDS encoding ArsR/SmtB family transcription factor: protein MISFLLDVDDLADTRFAISPLREVMGSLRALRAPGLYPLHTPWRRSVLERLDPADAGLLRALVGPTLTLPDFLTPRPTTFAPMLADQVTVVGATPPDLVRRDLLATHAPHPLPEALRQITAPGDAPVAELLEELCELLQRYWELAIRPDWPRMRLVLEADITHRARQLATGGAHLLFSDLHRNVRWRDGILHVDRMIGRHEVEGSGRGLRMVPSLFSHKPAPPLSADEAPMLAYPSRGAATLWEPLPEPDASALTSLLGAPRTTVLRLLAEPLPTVELARRLGVTPSAVSQHLKVLHATGLVARTRDGRRVLYRRTALGDQLAGVA from the coding sequence ATGATCAGCTTCCTGCTCGACGTCGACGACCTCGCGGACACCCGGTTCGCGATCTCGCCGTTGCGGGAGGTCATGGGGAGCCTGCGGGCCCTGCGCGCCCCGGGCCTCTATCCCCTGCACACCCCGTGGCGCCGCTCGGTCCTCGAACGCCTCGACCCCGCCGACGCCGGGCTGCTGCGGGCCCTGGTCGGACCCACCCTGACCCTGCCCGACTTCCTGACCCCGCGCCCGACGACGTTCGCGCCCATGCTGGCCGACCAGGTCACCGTCGTAGGGGCGACGCCACCGGATCTCGTACGGCGCGACCTGCTCGCGACCCATGCCCCGCACCCCCTCCCGGAGGCCCTGCGGCAGATCACGGCGCCCGGCGACGCGCCCGTGGCGGAGCTGTTGGAGGAGCTGTGCGAACTCCTCCAGCGGTACTGGGAGTTGGCGATACGCCCCGACTGGCCACGGATGCGGCTCGTACTGGAGGCCGACATCACGCACCGCGCCCGGCAGCTGGCCACGGGCGGGGCCCACCTCCTCTTCTCCGACCTGCACCGCAACGTCCGCTGGCGCGACGGCATTCTGCACGTCGACCGGATGATCGGCCGGCACGAGGTGGAAGGCTCCGGGCGGGGACTGCGCATGGTCCCGTCGCTGTTCTCACACAAACCCGCTCCGCCGCTCAGCGCCGACGAAGCCCCGATGCTGGCGTATCCCAGCAGGGGCGCCGCGACCCTGTGGGAACCGCTGCCCGAGCCCGACGCCTCAGCCCTCACCTCGCTGCTCGGCGCACCCCGCACCACGGTCCTGCGGCTGCTCGCCGAACCGCTCCCCACGGTCGAGCTCGCCCGGCGCCTCGGCGTGACGCCCAGCGCGGTCTCCCAGCACCTGAAGGTGCTGCACGCGACGGGACTCGTCGCCCGGACCCGCGACGGACGGCGCGTGCTGTACCGGCGTACGGCACTGGGCGACCAACTCGCTGGCGTGGCCTGA
- a CDS encoding MFS transporter has protein sequence MTDHNSRQATPAIALLAFACGVAVGNVYFPQAIGPLVASGLGVSPDAGATVVTATQFGYAVGIYLFVPLGDRLRPRRLLVTLLALTGLGLLAASSAPALLPLVVASALVGAVTVIAPLAGVLAAGLVPAERRGVVSGTLLSGSLAGMLLSRAVGGALGDWLGWRAPYVLAAALSFTVAALLARMLPTLPPPARAPYPALLAAPLRLLRTEPELRRSCLYQATVFAGFSAVWTGVALLLTGPVYGMSARAAGLLALVNAATMLCTPVAGRLVDRRGPDRVNLVCFLVVGASAVVLAFGGVGGLPGLTALVVGTLLLDVGMQSGMVANTVRIYGLGADVRSRLNTAYMTCVYLGGTAGSWLGARAYGRFGWTGVCALVATLTAVAVARHVSRRNAVTVPCAPTPNPTPPAPAPASSKPAGWSPS, from the coding sequence ATGACGGATCACAACTCCCGGCAGGCTACCCCGGCGATCGCACTGCTCGCCTTCGCCTGCGGAGTCGCGGTGGGCAATGTCTACTTCCCGCAGGCGATCGGCCCGTTGGTGGCCTCGGGCCTGGGCGTCTCCCCCGACGCGGGCGCCACGGTGGTGACCGCGACCCAGTTCGGCTACGCGGTCGGCATCTACCTGTTCGTGCCGCTCGGCGACCGGCTGCGCCCCCGCCGGCTGCTCGTCACCCTGCTCGCGCTGACCGGTCTCGGTCTGCTCGCCGCGAGTTCGGCGCCGGCGCTGCTGCCCCTGGTCGTCGCGAGCGCGCTCGTCGGTGCGGTGACCGTGATCGCGCCGCTCGCCGGTGTGCTGGCAGCCGGCCTGGTGCCCGCCGAACGGCGCGGAGTCGTGAGCGGCACCCTGCTCAGCGGCTCCCTGGCCGGCATGCTGCTGTCCCGTGCCGTCGGCGGCGCCCTCGGTGACTGGCTGGGCTGGCGGGCGCCGTACGTCCTCGCTGCCGCGCTCTCCTTCACGGTCGCCGCCCTGCTGGCCCGCATGCTGCCGACGCTGCCCCCGCCGGCCCGGGCCCCCTACCCGGCGCTGCTCGCCGCGCCGCTGCGTCTGCTGCGCACCGAGCCGGAACTGCGCCGCTCGTGCCTGTACCAGGCGACGGTGTTCGCCGGGTTCTCCGCGGTGTGGACGGGCGTGGCGCTGCTGCTCACGGGACCGGTGTACGGCATGAGCGCGAGGGCCGCCGGGCTGCTGGCGCTCGTCAACGCGGCGACGATGCTGTGCACGCCGGTCGCCGGGCGGCTGGTCGACCGCCGGGGTCCGGACCGGGTCAACCTCGTGTGCTTCCTCGTGGTCGGCGCATCGGCGGTGGTGCTGGCCTTCGGCGGCGTGGGCGGCCTGCCCGGGCTGACCGCGCTGGTCGTCGGCACGCTGCTGCTCGACGTCGGCATGCAGTCCGGGATGGTCGCCAACACGGTGCGGATCTACGGCCTCGGCGCGGACGTCCGCAGCCGCCTCAACACCGCGTACATGACCTGCGTCTACCTGGGTGGCACGGCCGGCTCGTGGCTGGGTGCCCGGGCCTACGGCCGCTTCGGGTGGACCGGCGTGTGTGCACTGGTCGCGACGCTCACCGCGGTGGCGGTCGCCCGCCATGTGAGCCGTCGCAACGCCGTCACTGTGCCGTGTGCTCCGACTCCGAATCCGACTCCGCCTGCTCCTGCTCCTGCTTCTTCGAAGCCCGCAGGCTGGTCACCGTCGTGA
- a CDS encoding TerC/Alx family metal homeostasis membrane protein: MNISLSGWLLTVVALCALVAVDFFIGRKPHDVSIREAGTWTIVWVVLACLFGLGLFFYGGGGPTGEFFAGYITEKSLSVDNLFVFVLVMGKFAVPSQYQQRVLMVGVIMALVLRAGFIAAGAAIISAFSWVFYLFGAFLIWTAWKLIQDARKEEHEEEYQESKLLKAVEKRFGVADRYHGTKLFITENGKRVMTPMLVVMLAIGSTDVLFALDSIPAIYGLTQDPYIVFTANAFALMGLRQLYFLIGGLLKKLVHLSYGLSIILGFIGVKLVLHALHESGVHVPEISIPFSLGFIVLVLAITTVTSLRASKKQEQEQAESDSESEHTAQ, encoded by the coding sequence GTGAACATCTCCCTCTCCGGCTGGCTGCTGACCGTCGTCGCCCTGTGCGCGCTCGTCGCCGTGGACTTCTTCATCGGCCGCAAACCCCACGACGTCTCCATCCGCGAAGCGGGGACGTGGACGATCGTCTGGGTCGTCCTGGCCTGTCTGTTCGGCCTCGGCCTGTTCTTCTACGGGGGTGGCGGGCCCACCGGCGAGTTCTTCGCCGGGTACATCACGGAGAAGTCGCTCAGCGTCGACAACCTCTTCGTCTTCGTCCTGGTCATGGGCAAGTTCGCGGTGCCCTCGCAGTACCAGCAGCGCGTCCTGATGGTCGGCGTGATCATGGCCCTCGTGCTGCGCGCCGGCTTCATCGCGGCCGGCGCGGCAATCATCTCCGCGTTCTCCTGGGTGTTCTACCTCTTCGGTGCCTTCCTGATCTGGACCGCCTGGAAGCTGATCCAGGACGCCCGCAAGGAGGAGCACGAGGAGGAGTACCAGGAGAGCAAGCTGCTCAAAGCCGTCGAGAAGCGCTTCGGAGTGGCCGACCGGTACCACGGCACCAAGCTGTTCATCACGGAGAACGGCAAGCGGGTCATGACCCCGATGCTGGTCGTCATGCTGGCGATCGGCTCCACCGACGTCCTGTTCGCCCTCGACTCCATCCCCGCGATCTACGGGCTGACCCAGGACCCGTACATCGTCTTCACCGCCAACGCCTTCGCTCTGATGGGCCTCAGGCAGCTGTACTTCCTGATCGGTGGCCTGCTGAAGAAACTGGTCCACCTCAGCTACGGCCTGTCCATCATCCTCGGCTTCATCGGCGTCAAGCTCGTCCTGCACGCGCTGCACGAGTCCGGCGTCCACGTCCCGGAGATCAGCATCCCCTTCTCGCTCGGCTTCATCGTGCTCGTCCTGGCCATCACGACGGTGACCAGCCTGCGGGCTTCGAAGAAGCAGGAGCAGGAGCAGGCGGAGTCGGATTCGGAGTCGGAGCACACGGCACAGTGA